The Candidatus Aegiribacteria sp. genomic sequence GGTGATTATGTCCACTGCAGAACTGAAAGTAGAACCAGTCTTGCGTATGGCTCTATTTTGCCAGGAAAAAGGAGTTTCCAGCCTAAAAATAAACCCTGTTCAACCCATTGGACGGGGTAAGAACATTTCAGTTTCATCAAAAAACATTGAGAAGCTTCTTCAATTTACGAGTGAGATCCACAGCAAGTGTGGTTCTTCCGTTTCTGTTGACATTCCAATGGCTTTTAAGCGACTTGATCGTATAAAAGGTACAGGCTCATGCCCTATTCATACTCTGCTCGGAGTATTACCTGATGGTGGGATTTCCTTCTGCGGAATTGGATTCTCGTGCAGTTCACTTATCATGGGAAACTTTCTGAGAGATGATCTTTGTGAAATCTGGGAGAACTCGGATCTGCTCCGGAAACTTCGAACTGAAGTACCTGCCCGATTTGAAGGTATCTGCGGCAACTGTATACATGTGAATACATGCTTGGGAAACTGTATAATGCAGAATTACTACATAACAGGAAAATTCAATTCATCCTATTGGATATGCCAGAGAGCAGATGAAGCGGGAGTTTTTCCTTCTACAAGAAAAATCAATCCGGATGCGTAAATCAATCCTGCGAATCCAGTCCAGAGCAGTCAGAGGCAGAGGAGCAGTCCTTCATGCATCCGCAATTGTATTTAGGCAGCGTGGGATTCTATTTCTTGCTCCTTCCGGCGGAGGTAAAAGCACAGCAGCTGCTATTCTTGGAAACAGTGGGCTTGAAGTTCTTGGTGATGACAGCACTGTTGTTTCAAAGGGTACCGACGGGATATGGAGAGTTATTTCATGCGCAAGCTGGAAATGGCAATCCGGGAAACACCATGAGCCTGTTAAGCTCGGATCACTTGTTTTTCTTGAAAAGGGTTATCCTGAATTACTTGAGCGAATCACTCCATTATATGCATCATACAGAATACTCAACAGGAACCAGCTTATGGCGTACCTTGATCTTCTAGGAGACGAACGATCTCCACTGAGAGCTTCTATAATGGAGATATGCAGAAGTTTTCCCTCATATATCCTCAGATATTCAAAGGCAGAGGTTCTGAGAGATCTAATAGACGGAATTGAATATTGAATTTCACCAGTGAAAAAGATGGAGTCCTTTACGGATATGTTAAAGGCACTTCCATGTGGCCGGAGTTAATTCCGGGTGATATTCTCAAAGCTATAAGAGTTCTACCTGATGATCTGAACCCTGATGAAATAATTGTATTGGATTACAGAAGAGATAACCCGGTGGTACACAGGATAACTACTATAAAAGAAGTATCAAACAGTAATATTGAACTTCACACAGCTGGTGACAGAGGTGGTGCTGATCCCCCTTCTCTAATATTCAGGAATGAGGAACTGTTAAGGGTTATCGGTGTTTTAAGAAAAGGGATATGGAAAACTCCAGGCAGAAGACCTTATCCACTGGCTTCAGTAATCCCAGG encodes the following:
- a CDS encoding radical SAM protein, coding for MDTPPLRHLYVNPVGQCNLACKHCWISPDLSSTPFKTRNRLESEFTPGQFTSLLDQAAELGLKNIKFTGGEPLLRSDFPELYRITAEYPSEKLIIDIETNGTLVPDGLWEAFEKHPPRQVAVSLDSIHEEEHDSFRNTPGAWARTVRFIKKLIKRKINTQVIMSTAELKVEPVLRMALFCQEKGVSSLKINPVQPIGRGKNISVSSKNIEKLLQFTSEIHSKCGSSVSVDIPMAFKRLDRIKGTGSCPIHTLLGVLPDGGISFCGIGFSCSSLIMGNFLRDDLCEIWENSDLLRKLRTEVPARFEGICGNCIHVNTCLGNCIMQNYYITGKFNSSYWICQRADEAGVFPSTRKINPDA
- a CDS encoding S24/S26 family peptidase produces the protein MNFTSEKDGVLYGYVKGTSMWPELIPGDILKAIRVLPDDLNPDEIIVLDYRRDNPVVHRITTIKEVSNSNIELHTAGDRGGADPPSLIFRNEELLRVIGVLRKGIWKTPGRRPYPLASVIPGIILRVHCKLVRKLFW